The following are encoded in a window of Alkalidesulfovibrio alkalitolerans DSM 16529 genomic DNA:
- the cobJ gene encoding precorrin-3B C(17)-methyltransferase, producing the protein MARQAIAAAETVVGYATYIDLIEPGLLAGKDVLRGRMTGEVERCSQAVDAAVSGRNTVVVSSGDAGIYGMAGLVLEILEARKLLAEVPFEVAPGIPALAAAAALLGAPLMHDFAVISLSDLLTPREVIIRRVIAAAEADFVIVLYNPRSKKRHDLLARALHETAQRRGPHTTVGLVRNAFREGQETDVTTIADFDPARVDMLSLLVIGNESSRALKIGEGRMERRLMLTPRGYAGKYEIG; encoded by the coding sequence ATGGCCCGCCAGGCCATCGCGGCGGCCGAGACCGTCGTGGGCTACGCCACCTACATCGACCTGATCGAGCCCGGACTGCTCGCGGGCAAGGACGTGCTGCGCGGCCGCATGACCGGCGAGGTGGAGCGCTGCAGCCAGGCCGTGGACGCGGCCGTGTCCGGCAGGAACACGGTGGTCGTCTCCAGCGGCGACGCCGGGATATACGGCATGGCCGGCCTCGTGCTGGAGATACTGGAGGCGCGGAAGCTTCTGGCCGAGGTGCCCTTCGAGGTCGCGCCCGGCATCCCGGCGCTGGCGGCCGCGGCCGCGCTTCTGGGCGCGCCGTTGATGCACGACTTCGCGGTCATAAGCCTCTCCGACCTCCTGACTCCGCGCGAGGTCATCATACGCCGCGTGATCGCAGCGGCCGAAGCGGACTTCGTCATCGTGCTCTACAACCCGCGCTCGAAAAAGCGGCACGATCTGCTGGCCCGGGCATTGCATGAAACAGCGCAACGGCGTGGGCCACACACCACGGTCGGGCTGGTACGCAACGCCTTCAGGGAGGGACAGGAGACGGACGTGACGACCATCGCGGACTTCGACCCCGCCAGGGTTGATATGCTCTCCCTTTTGGTGATAGGGAATGAATCCTCTCGCGCGCTAAAGATCGGCGAAGGTCGCATGGAACGGCGGCTCATGCTGACGCCGCGAGGCTATGCAGGGAAGTACGAAATCGGATAG
- a CDS encoding DUF2065 domain-containing protein — protein MNIGWNDIFTAVGLALVIEGLPYFLWAEKMPKVLRLLSEKPPMVLRMIGMVAMLGGLLIVYIVRS, from the coding sequence ATGAACATTGGCTGGAACGACATCTTCACGGCCGTGGGGCTGGCCCTGGTCATAGAGGGGCTGCCGTATTTCCTGTGGGCCGAGAAGATGCCCAAGGTCCTGCGCCTTCTGTCTGAAAAACCGCCCATGGTCCTGCGCATGATCGGCATGGTCGCCATGCTTGGCGGGCTGCTTATCGTCTACATTGTCCGCAGCTAA
- a CDS encoding cobalt-precorrin 5A hydrolase — protein sequence MADGGPKIAFWALTGQGLGLARRLAAALPGAIFAPSRLAEPGERPFDELLPTVAAAFSAHTAHVFVCAAGIAVRAVAPHLRAKDTDPAVVVMDQNGRFAVPILSGHLGGANALAARLALISGGTAVITTATDTEGLPAIDLLAQERGMTIADLSTVKRVSAALLDGARVPLHDPDGLFFAPGDPHLAHFAPMDAAAAREKSLAVWVQWRKIDVPAGHLRLVPRVVRAGLGCRRGTPADAILACLRKALDRAGADERAVGGLASIDLKADEPGLTEAARTLGAPLTFYDAARLSRVAAPNPSARVEQATGSASVAEAAALLLAQATELLCEKTICPAATAALALARPRPAA from the coding sequence ATGGCCGACGGCGGCCCGAAAATCGCCTTCTGGGCGCTGACCGGGCAGGGCCTTGGCCTCGCGCGGCGGCTTGCCGCCGCGCTGCCGGGCGCGATCTTCGCGCCCTCCCGGCTTGCCGAACCGGGCGAAAGGCCGTTTGACGAGCTTCTGCCCACGGTGGCGGCCGCGTTCTCGGCCCATACTGCCCACGTCTTCGTCTGCGCGGCGGGCATCGCCGTACGCGCCGTGGCCCCGCACCTGCGCGCCAAGGACACGGACCCGGCCGTGGTGGTCATGGACCAAAACGGCCGCTTCGCGGTCCCGATCCTTTCCGGCCACCTGGGCGGGGCCAACGCCCTGGCCGCGCGCCTGGCCCTTATATCCGGCGGCACGGCCGTGATCACCACGGCCACGGACACCGAGGGGCTGCCCGCCATCGACCTACTGGCCCAGGAGCGCGGCATGACCATCGCCGACCTCTCGACCGTCAAACGCGTCAGCGCCGCCCTGCTCGACGGCGCGCGCGTGCCCCTGCACGACCCGGACGGGCTGTTCTTCGCTCCCGGCGACCCTCATCTGGCGCACTTCGCGCCCATGGACGCGGCGGCCGCGCGCGAAAAATCCCTGGCCGTGTGGGTACAGTGGCGGAAAATCGACGTCCCGGCGGGCCATCTGCGGCTCGTGCCGCGCGTCGTCCGCGCGGGCCTGGGCTGCCGCCGGGGAACCCCGGCCGACGCCATCCTGGCCTGCCTGCGAAAGGCGCTGGACCGTGCGGGCGCGGACGAGCGGGCCGTGGGCGGTCTGGCGAGCATCGACCTGAAGGCCGACGAGCCGGGCCTCACCGAGGCCGCGCGCACGCTTGGCGCGCCCCTGACCTTTTACGACGCGGCGCGCCTTTCGCGCGTGGCCGCGCCAAACCCCTCGGCCCGCGTGGAACAGGCCACCGGCTCGGCCAGCGTGGCCGAGGCCGCGGCCCTCCTGCTGGCCCAGGCAACGGAGCTTTTGTGCGAGAAGACGATCTGCCCGGCGGCCACGGCGGCCCTGGCGCTCGCAAGACCGCGCCCGGCCGCCTGA
- a CDS encoding nucleotide sugar dehydrogenase — MISFDDLKSGKSPVAVVGLGYVGLPLAVALSRHFRVIGFDISTERVAELTAGHDRTREVTSEALSAARVDYTTAPAELRKAGVVIVAVPTPIDAHRNPDLRPVRGASATVGANLSKGTIVCFESTVYPGLTEEVCVPILEERSGLACGRDFFVGYSPERINPGDKVHTLESIVKVVAGQTPEVREILAGMYGAVVRAGVHLASSIKVAEAAKVIENTQRDLNIALMNELALIFGRLGIDTTEVLEAARTKWNFLPFSPGLVGGHCIGVDPYYLTFKAEEIGHHPQVILAGRRINDSMGKHVAETCVKMLIKNNCGAVGQARIGVLGLTFKENVPDLRNTRVIDIIAELREYCPEVLVHDPHADQAEAMHEYGLQLCPAEALNGLSALIVAVAHEEFTRLSPQSLQAMFAPGVTPIVLDVKGVLDRAGLTAQGFGYWRL; from the coding sequence ATGATCTCCTTCGACGACCTGAAATCCGGAAAATCCCCCGTGGCCGTGGTCGGCCTCGGCTACGTCGGCTTGCCCCTGGCTGTGGCCCTCTCACGCCATTTCAGGGTCATCGGCTTCGACATCTCCACGGAACGCGTGGCCGAACTCACGGCCGGTCACGACCGCACGCGCGAAGTCACGTCCGAGGCGCTTTCGGCCGCACGGGTGGACTACACCACGGCCCCGGCCGAGCTTCGCAAGGCCGGAGTGGTCATCGTGGCCGTTCCCACGCCCATCGACGCCCACAGAAACCCGGACCTCCGCCCCGTGCGCGGGGCCTCGGCCACCGTGGGCGCGAACCTCTCCAAAGGGACGATCGTCTGCTTCGAATCCACGGTCTATCCCGGCCTGACCGAGGAAGTCTGCGTACCCATCCTGGAGGAGCGCTCCGGGCTGGCCTGCGGCCGCGACTTCTTCGTGGGCTACTCGCCCGAGCGCATCAACCCCGGCGACAAGGTCCACACCCTGGAGAGCATCGTCAAGGTCGTGGCCGGACAGACGCCCGAGGTGCGCGAGATCCTGGCGGGCATGTACGGCGCGGTGGTACGCGCCGGCGTGCACCTGGCCTCGTCCATCAAGGTGGCCGAGGCGGCCAAGGTCATCGAGAACACCCAGCGCGACCTGAACATCGCCCTGATGAACGAGTTGGCCCTGATCTTCGGCAGGCTCGGCATCGACACCACCGAGGTGCTCGAAGCCGCGCGCACCAAATGGAACTTCCTGCCCTTCAGCCCCGGCCTCGTGGGCGGGCACTGCATCGGCGTGGACCCCTACTACCTGACCTTCAAGGCCGAGGAGATCGGCCACCACCCCCAGGTCATTCTGGCGGGCCGCCGCATCAACGACTCCATGGGCAAGCACGTGGCCGAAACCTGCGTGAAAATGCTCATCAAGAACAACTGCGGGGCCGTGGGCCAGGCGCGCATCGGCGTTTTGGGCCTGACTTTCAAGGAGAACGTGCCCGACCTGCGCAACACGCGTGTCATCGACATCATCGCCGAGTTGCGCGAATACTGCCCCGAGGTTCTGGTGCACGACCCCCACGCCGACCAAGCCGAAGCCATGCACGAATACGGCCTGCAACTGTGTCCGGCCGAGGCCCTGAACGGCCTTTCCGCGCTCATCGTGGCCGTGGCCCACGAGGAGTTCACCCGGCTCTCGCCGCAGTCGCTGCAGGCCATGTTCGCCCCCGGCGTCACGCCCATCGTCCTCGACGTCAAGGGCGTACTCGACCGCGCCGGCCTGACGGCCCAGGGCTTCGGCTACTGGCGGCTGTAA
- a CDS encoding methyl-accepting chemotaxis protein, translating to MKLSIFWKVLSFILIVIAVLTASITYSVNHFVSQGFDEQSLVQIRNFRQSVDAEIKDIGEMLSLSARLVAENPAVAQAAAEGDSAFLASVAKGMMKNSAIEFVTISDARGTVLARGHSDRTGDSVANQINVQKALRGEASVGIEPGTVIKFSLRAGQPIVLAGRVVGVVTPGVDLGSMSFVDSIKSRIGVECTIFDNDMRVATTIMRQGQRAVGTKMDNPAVIETVLRNSREFIAQNLILGRMYDTAYWPIVSADGKTSGMLFIGAPREIVEQTQREIVNAILVVSGIITLIVAVLAVIFARSLANPVRRASEFASDIAGGKLDGTLTIANKDEIGVLAASLNAMVKSLREMIATAEAKTREAEEQATLCKKASDEAEEAKRKAEQAKREGMLQAAGHIEVVVERMTSASEELSRQVEQAARGSERQNARVAETATAMEEMNATVMEVARNASQSAVDADKAKAQANQGERSVGQVISAIGGLKTQTEALQTTMESLGRQAESIGQIITVIEDIADQTNLLALNAAIEAARAGDAGRGFAVVADEVRKLAEKTMNATKEVGQAISSIQRDARSSVEATHAAAKSVGESTALAEQSGKALAEIVGIVGNTSGQVSSIAAAAEQQSATSEEINRSVDEISQISMETSQVMAEAASAITELARQSQELQKLVHELKTQE from the coding sequence ATGAAGCTCTCAATCTTTTGGAAGGTCCTATCGTTCATCCTCATTGTCATCGCGGTGCTCACCGCGAGCATAACCTACAGCGTCAACCATTTCGTGAGCCAGGGCTTCGACGAACAGTCCCTGGTGCAGATCCGGAACTTCCGGCAAAGCGTGGACGCCGAGATCAAAGACATCGGCGAAATGCTTTCCCTCTCCGCCAGACTGGTGGCCGAAAACCCGGCAGTGGCGCAGGCTGCGGCCGAGGGAGACTCCGCCTTTCTTGCTTCCGTCGCCAAAGGCATGATGAAGAATTCGGCGATCGAGTTCGTCACCATCTCCGACGCACGGGGAACGGTCCTCGCGCGCGGCCACTCCGACAGGACCGGGGATTCGGTCGCGAACCAGATCAACGTGCAAAAAGCCCTGCGCGGCGAGGCATCCGTGGGCATCGAACCCGGCACCGTGATCAAGTTCTCGCTGCGCGCCGGACAACCGATCGTCCTCGCGGGGCGGGTCGTGGGCGTCGTCACCCCGGGCGTGGACCTCGGCTCCATGAGCTTCGTGGACAGCATCAAGTCGCGCATCGGCGTTGAGTGCACCATCTTCGACAACGATATGCGCGTGGCCACGACCATCATGCGCCAGGGGCAGCGCGCCGTCGGCACAAAGATGGACAACCCCGCGGTCATCGAGACCGTGCTCAGAAACTCGCGCGAGTTCATCGCCCAGAACCTGATCCTGGGCCGGATGTACGACACAGCCTACTGGCCCATCGTCTCCGCCGACGGCAAGACCAGCGGCATGCTCTTCATTGGCGCGCCACGCGAAATCGTGGAGCAAACACAGCGCGAAATCGTCAACGCCATCCTCGTCGTCTCCGGCATCATCACCCTGATCGTAGCCGTGCTGGCCGTGATCTTCGCCCGCTCCCTGGCCAACCCCGTACGCCGCGCCTCTGAATTCGCCTCGGACATCGCAGGCGGCAAACTCGACGGAACGCTGACCATCGCCAACAAGGACGAAATCGGCGTGCTCGCGGCCTCGCTGAACGCCATGGTCAAAAGCCTGCGCGAGATGATCGCCACGGCCGAAGCCAAGACACGCGAGGCCGAAGAGCAGGCCACGCTGTGTAAAAAGGCCTCGGACGAGGCCGAAGAAGCCAAGCGCAAGGCCGAACAAGCCAAACGAGAGGGCATGCTCCAGGCGGCCGGGCACATCGAGGTCGTGGTCGAACGCATGACCTCGGCTTCCGAGGAGCTTTCCCGCCAGGTGGAGCAGGCTGCGCGAGGCTCGGAGCGGCAAAACGCCCGCGTGGCCGAGACGGCCACGGCCATGGAAGAAATGAACGCCACGGTCATGGAAGTCGCGCGCAACGCTTCGCAATCGGCCGTGGACGCCGACAAGGCCAAGGCGCAGGCCAACCAGGGCGAACGCTCCGTGGGGCAGGTCATCTCGGCCATCGGCGGACTGAAGACGCAGACCGAGGCCCTGCAGACGACCATGGAGAGCCTGGGCCGCCAGGCCGAGAGCATCGGCCAGATCATCACGGTCATCGAGGACATAGCGGACCAGACCAACCTCCTGGCGCTCAATGCCGCCATCGAGGCCGCACGCGCGGGCGATGCGGGACGGGGCTTCGCCGTGGTCGCGGACGAGGTGCGCAAGCTCGCCGAGAAGACCATGAACGCCACCAAGGAGGTCGGCCAAGCCATCTCCTCCATTCAGCGTGACGCGCGATCGAGCGTGGAGGCCACTCACGCCGCAGCCAAGTCCGTAGGCGAATCCACGGCCCTGGCCGAACAATCCGGCAAGGCCCTCGCGGAAATCGTTGGCATCGTCGGCAACACCTCGGGCCAAGTCTCGTCCATCGCGGCCGCCGCCGAACAGCAGTCCGCGACATCCGAGGAGATCAACCGTTCCGTGGACGAGATCAGCCAGATATCCATGGAAACCTCGCAGGTCATGGCCGAGGCGGCCTCGGCGATCACCGAACTGGCCCGCCAGTCCCAGGAACTGCAAAAACTTGTTCACGAACTGAAGACGCAGGAGTAA
- a CDS encoding ABC transporter ATP-binding protein, whose translation MSALLELDGVSRRYSVRDGLFGSRRQVVRAVTDVSLAVPQGATLGLVGESGCGKSTLARLAVALERPDEGRALFRGESVWPRLPADFRRQVQMVFQDPYSSLNPRQKIGGIVGEGLVIHGVGDAAFRRERVAELLRMVGLSPAHAARYPHEFSGGQRQRVAIARCLALEPQLVVCDEPVSALDVSVQAQIVNLLRDLQERLGLTYLFVSHDLSVVGSMCDEVAVMYLGRLMERSPREALFAEPLHPYAKALLSAVPVPDPGKSRKREKLRGEPPSPFDPPTGCPFHPRCPSAFGPCPEIFPAWREAAPGRFVSCHLY comes from the coding sequence GTGAGCGCGCTCCTCGAACTCGACGGCGTTTCGCGGCGCTACTCCGTGCGCGACGGCCTGTTCGGCTCCCGGCGGCAGGTGGTGCGCGCCGTGACCGACGTGAGTCTGGCCGTGCCGCAGGGCGCCACGCTCGGGCTCGTGGGCGAGTCGGGCTGCGGCAAGTCCACCCTGGCCCGCCTGGCCGTGGCCCTGGAGCGGCCCGACGAGGGGCGCGCGCTCTTTCGGGGCGAGTCCGTGTGGCCGCGCCTGCCTGCCGATTTCCGCCGTCAGGTGCAGATGGTCTTTCAGGACCCCTATTCCTCGCTCAACCCGCGCCAGAAGATCGGCGGCATCGTGGGCGAGGGGCTGGTCATCCACGGCGTGGGCGACGCGGCCTTCCGCCGCGAGCGCGTGGCCGAACTGTTGCGCATGGTCGGGCTTTCCCCGGCGCATGCCGCGCGCTACCCGCACGAGTTCTCGGGCGGCCAACGGCAGCGCGTGGCCATCGCCCGCTGCCTGGCCCTGGAGCCGCAGCTCGTGGTCTGCGACGAGCCCGTCTCGGCCCTGGACGTTTCGGTGCAGGCGCAGATCGTGAACCTTTTGCGCGACCTGCAGGAGCGCCTGGGCCTGACCTACCTCTTCGTCTCGCACGACCTGTCCGTGGTCGGTTCCATGTGCGACGAGGTGGCCGTGATGTATCTGGGCAGGCTCATGGAGCGGTCCCCGCGCGAGGCGCTCTTCGCCGAGCCGCTGCACCCCTACGCCAAGGCGCTGCTCTCGGCCGTGCCCGTGCCCGATCCAGGCAAGAGCCGGAAACGCGAGAAGCTGCGCGGCGAGCCGCCCAGCCCCTTCGACCCGCCGACCGGCTGCCCCTTCCATCCCCGCTGCCCGAGCGCCTTTGGGCCCTGTCCGGAGATATTCCCGGCCTGGCGCGAGGCCGCGCCCGGCCGCTTTGTGAGCTGCCATCTGTATTGA
- the hemL gene encoding glutamate-1-semialdehyde 2,1-aminomutase, translated as MIRSEQLFDEARQFIPGGVNSPVRACHHVGAVPLFIESAKDAHLHTADGETLVDYVMSWGPMLLGHAHPDVTRAVRAAAEKGTSFGAPCAAEVELARAVVEAVPGIEMVRMVNSGTEATMSALRLARGVTGRTKVVKFKGCYHGHADAFLAAAGSGLATLSIPGTPGVPAATVADTLLAAYNDLDAVADLFEAHGDDIACVIVEPMAGNMGLVPAAEGFLEGLRGLCDKYEALLIFDEVITGFRLSYGGAQTRFGLTPDLTCLGKIIGGGLPVGAFGGRRELMERMAPCGDVYQAGTLSGNPLAMAAGIATLKALKQMDYAALEKRTAALAGELADILRGKGLPVTLHHIASAFTLFFTEGPVTNFAQASAADTDLYAKFYGAMRAGGVNVAPSAFECAFTSFAHTEEDFERTVEAAKKAVF; from the coding sequence ATGATCCGGTCTGAACAGCTTTTCGACGAGGCCAGGCAATTCATCCCCGGCGGCGTGAACTCGCCCGTGCGCGCCTGCCACCACGTGGGCGCGGTGCCCTTGTTCATCGAATCCGCCAAGGACGCCCATCTGCACACCGCCGACGGCGAGACGCTCGTGGACTACGTCATGAGTTGGGGGCCGATGCTGCTCGGCCACGCCCACCCCGACGTGACCCGCGCCGTGCGCGCGGCCGCCGAGAAGGGCACGAGCTTCGGCGCGCCCTGCGCGGCCGAGGTGGAACTCGCCCGCGCCGTGGTCGAGGCCGTGCCCGGCATCGAGATGGTGCGCATGGTCAACTCCGGCACCGAGGCCACCATGAGCGCCCTGCGCCTAGCGCGCGGCGTGACCGGCCGCACCAAGGTCGTCAAGTTCAAGGGCTGCTACCACGGCCACGCCGACGCCTTCCTGGCCGCGGCCGGGTCGGGCCTGGCCACCCTCTCCATCCCCGGCACGCCGGGCGTGCCCGCCGCCACCGTGGCCGACACCCTGCTCGCGGCCTACAACGACCTCGACGCAGTGGCCGACCTCTTCGAGGCGCACGGCGACGACATCGCCTGCGTCATCGTGGAGCCCATGGCCGGGAACATGGGCCTCGTGCCCGCGGCCGAAGGATTCCTGGAGGGCCTGCGCGGCCTGTGCGACAAGTACGAGGCCCTGCTCATCTTCGACGAGGTCATCACCGGTTTCCGCCTCTCCTACGGCGGCGCGCAAACGCGCTTCGGCCTGACGCCGGACCTGACCTGCCTGGGCAAGATCATCGGCGGCGGCCTGCCCGTGGGCGCGTTCGGCGGCAGGCGCGAGTTGATGGAGCGCATGGCCCCGTGCGGCGACGTCTATCAGGCGGGTACGCTCTCGGGCAATCCGCTGGCCATGGCCGCGGGCATCGCCACCCTCAAGGCCCTGAAGCAGATGGACTACGCGGCCCTGGAGAAGCGCACCGCGGCCCTGGCGGGCGAACTGGCGGACATCCTGCGCGGCAAAGGTCTGCCCGTGACCCTGCACCACATCGCCTCGGCCTTCACCTTGTTCTTCACCGAGGGCCCGGTAACCAACTTCGCCCAGGCCTCGGCCGCCGACACCGATCTCTACGCCAAGTTCTACGGCGCCATGCGCGCGGGCGGGGTCAACGTCGCGCCCTCGGCCTTCGAGTGCGCCTTCACCTCCTTCGCGCACACCGAGGAGGACTTCGAGCGCACCGTCGAGGCGGCGAAGAAGGCCGTCTTCTAA
- a CDS encoding cytochrome c3 family protein, whose product MRKFTILSLALAAVLLVAGAVIAAPKAPGDEYVKLPEGATKTQQSIKFSHTAHGALECTACHHTWDGKGDIQSCSTAGCHTDMKEKKGGASYYAAFHAPQSTISCMGCHRVERQAGKTNVPTACTACHPKNQ is encoded by the coding sequence ATGAGGAAATTCACCATTCTGAGCCTGGCCTTGGCGGCCGTGCTCCTCGTGGCCGGCGCGGTCATCGCCGCCCCCAAGGCCCCCGGAGACGAGTACGTCAAGCTGCCCGAGGGCGCGACCAAGACGCAGCAGTCGATCAAGTTCTCCCACACGGCGCACGGTGCTCTCGAGTGTACCGCGTGCCACCACACGTGGGACGGCAAGGGCGACATCCAGTCCTGCTCGACTGCTGGCTGCCACACCGACATGAAGGAAAAGAAAGGCGGCGCTTCCTACTACGCCGCGTTCCACGCCCCGCAGAGCACCATCTCCTGCATGGGCTGCCACAGGGTCGAGCGCCAGGCCGGCAAGACCAACGTCCCCACGGCCTGCACTGCTTGCCATCCGAAGAACCAGTAG
- a CDS encoding ABC transporter ATP-binding protein, producing the protein MVAPVLSIRGLTTVFDLEAGPAVAVDGADLDLIPGETLALVGESGSGKTMVALSILGLVPEPGRVAEGSIRFRERELTTLDPEARRLLRGRHLAMVFQEPMTALNPVFTVGEQIAEPVRLHLGLSPRQAMARAVELLAEVGIPNPERRAKSYPHELSGGMRQRVVIAMALSCDPEVLLADEPTTALDVTIQAEILDLLDRLKAGRGMSVLLVTHDLGVVAGSAARAAVMYAGRIVERASVADVFAAPEHPYTQGLLASLPRLDAGRRARLTPIPGTTPDISALPSGCHFHPRCPHVFDRCRVEIPPAFGERGTRCWLRADGGGRP; encoded by the coding sequence ATGGTCGCCCCGGTCCTCTCCATTCGCGGTCTCACCACGGTCTTCGATCTCGAAGCGGGTCCGGCCGTGGCCGTGGACGGCGCGGACCTGGACCTGATCCCCGGCGAGACCCTGGCCCTGGTGGGCGAGTCGGGCTCGGGCAAGACCATGGTCGCGCTCTCCATCCTCGGGCTCGTGCCCGAACCGGGTCGCGTGGCCGAAGGCTCGATCCGTTTCCGGGAGCGCGAACTGACGACGCTCGATCCCGAGGCGCGGCGGCTTTTGCGCGGCCGCCATCTGGCCATGGTCTTTCAGGAGCCCATGACCGCGCTCAATCCCGTCTTCACCGTGGGCGAGCAGATCGCCGAGCCTGTGCGGCTTCACCTGGGGCTTTCGCCCCGCCAGGCCATGGCCAGGGCCGTGGAGCTTCTGGCCGAGGTGGGCATCCCCAACCCCGAGCGCCGCGCAAAAAGCTACCCGCACGAGCTTTCCGGCGGCATGCGCCAGCGCGTGGTCATCGCCATGGCGCTCTCCTGCGATCCGGAAGTGCTTTTGGCCGACGAGCCGACCACGGCCCTGGACGTGACCATCCAGGCGGAAATCCTCGATCTTTTGGACCGGCTCAAGGCCGGGCGCGGCATGTCCGTGCTGCTCGTGACGCACGACCTGGGCGTGGTCGCGGGCTCGGCCGCGCGCGCGGCCGTGATGTATGCGGGCCGGATCGTGGAGCGCGCGTCCGTGGCCGATGTCTTCGCCGCGCCCGAGCACCCCTACACGCAGGGGCTCCTGGCCTCGCTGCCGCGTCTGGATGCGGGCAGGCGCGCGCGGCTGACGCCCATCCCCGGCACGACGCCGGACATCTCGGCCCTGCCGTCCGGCTGCCATTTCCATCCCCGCTGTCCGCACGTCTTCGACCGCTGCCGCGTGGAGATTCCGCCCGCCTTCGGCGAGCGCGGCACGCGCTGCTGGCTTCGTGCCGACGGAGGAGGGCGGCCGTGA
- a CDS encoding ubiquinone/menaquinone biosynthesis methyltransferase, giving the protein MTTPRNSGEDRPAPAETPAGQDAPAPSGSTHASSASSPDGHGHRVAAMFGRIARWYDILNHGLSLGQDIYWRHRLVRHLRLPRNGLLVDLAAGTMDVTLTALRQFPDARVLALDFAQPMLARGRDKVAARGLSDRVLPALADGRVLPLPDACADAATIAFGIRNIVPREQAFAELFRVLKPGGRLCVLEFGSGRTRIWKGLYNLYLDRLLPMAGRLVSGDSDAYRYLADTIRNFPDARELGREMRAAGFDRVLWHPLLSGIVYVHVAEKAGDGKSA; this is encoded by the coding sequence GTGACCACGCCCCGTAATTCCGGTGAGGACCGTCCCGCTCCCGCCGAGACCCCGGCCGGGCAGGACGCGCCTGCGCCGTCCGGCTCCACGCACGCCTCCAGCGCATCTTCGCCCGACGGCCATGGCCACCGCGTGGCGGCCATGTTCGGCCGCATCGCCCGCTGGTACGACATCCTGAACCACGGCCTCTCGCTCGGCCAGGATATCTACTGGCGGCACCGGCTGGTGAGGCATCTGCGTCTGCCGCGAAACGGCCTGCTCGTGGACCTGGCGGCCGGGACCATGGACGTGACCCTGACGGCGCTGCGCCAGTTCCCCGACGCGCGCGTGCTGGCCCTGGACTTCGCCCAGCCCATGCTGGCACGCGGCCGCGACAAGGTCGCAGCACGCGGCCTCTCGGACCGCGTGCTGCCCGCCCTGGCGGACGGCCGCGTGCTGCCGCTGCCCGACGCCTGCGCCGACGCCGCGACCATCGCCTTCGGCATCCGCAACATCGTGCCCCGCGAGCAGGCCTTCGCCGAGCTTTTCCGGGTGCTCAAGCCCGGCGGCAGGCTGTGCGTGCTGGAATTCGGCAGCGGCCGGACGCGCATCTGGAAGGGACTGTACAACCTCTACCTGGACCGGCTGCTGCCCATGGCCGGGCGACTGGTCTCGGGCGACTCGGACGCCTACCGCTACCTGGCGGACACCATCCGCAACTTTCCCGACGCGCGCGAACTCGGCCGCGAGATGCGGGCCGCCGGATTCGACCGGGTGCTGTGGCATCCGCTGCTCTCGGGCATCGTCTACGTGCACGTGGCAGAGAAGGCCGGAGACGGCAAAAGCGCCTGA
- the ahbB gene encoding siroheme decarboxylase subunit beta, with protein sequence MAPLNFTDAEKRALAILQRDLPDSATPFADVATATGLSEAEVIALVKRLKDEGVIRRFGATLRHQKAGYGHNAMVAWYAEDGVDLDAVGAIFAARPEISHCYVRRNCMDWPYNFYTMIHGSSPGDCLRVVEELIEATGIPQYDILESVRELKKTSMVYFAKDDGDDDDPV encoded by the coding sequence ATGGCACCCCTGAACTTCACCGACGCCGAGAAACGCGCCCTGGCCATCTTGCAGCGCGACCTGCCCGACTCCGCCACCCCCTTCGCCGACGTGGCCACGGCCACCGGCCTGAGCGAGGCCGAGGTCATCGCCCTGGTCAAGCGCCTCAAGGACGAAGGGGTCATCCGCCGCTTCGGCGCCACCCTGCGCCACCAAAAGGCGGGCTACGGCCACAACGCCATGGTCGCCTGGTACGCCGAGGACGGCGTGGACCTCGACGCCGTGGGCGCGATCTTCGCGGCCCGGCCCGAGATCTCGCACTGCTACGTGCGCCGCAACTGCATGGACTGGCCCTACAACTTCTACACCATGATCCACGGCTCCTCGCCCGGCGACTGCCTGCGCGTGGTGGAGGAACTCATCGAGGCCACCGGCATTCCCCAGTACGACATCCTTGAGAGCGTGCGCGAACTGAAAAAGACGTCCATGGTCTATTTCGCCAAGGACGACGGAGACGACGATGATCCGGTCTGA